In the Buteo buteo chromosome 8, bButBut1.hap1.1, whole genome shotgun sequence genome, GGGGACTTACTTAAAATTAATACTGATGAGTTTAGAATTGTTCTCATATATTTCTACGTACTTTTTATCAACACTGAGAAGACTTCACTTAGCTATGCTTACCTGTTCTTGtatcttaattaaaaagtttCCTGTGTTAGAAAGACTAATCCTAACATCTGAACTTGAAAAAATCATTTGTTCTTAtagataaaacaaaacatttaaatttctAAAGTTTGCAGCAAAACATAATggttgatttttaaaacaacacaaGACAGTAATAAAGATGTAATTACAAAAATAGTTATCTGTGTGAGTACTCTGTACCATCTGTTCTTGCCTACttcacatgaagaaaaacagcGAACTGATTATTCTAGACTTACATTGTATCATGATATCCAGCTGAAAATCCTGCTTCTACTCAGCTACAGTGATACTTTCgtgcatttacttttttaagtTATTGCCTTTTATGTTTATATCACATAAGACTGTATGCaataaagcaagcaaacatGTGAAAATGATCCAATGGCAATTTAACtcttaaaatttctctttgcatccctacagaacaaaaaatccTCACAAATGATGGCCGCAGCTTCAGCTGATTTACTGACCATTATTCCATACAAGGAAGACTTCTGGAGTAACCAAACTAACCTAGCCATAAATGCCtcagaaattcaaaataatgcCAGTTGTCCCTTAGATGAGAACTCACTGTCACTTGCTTTGATAGTTTTTTACtccattatttttgttgttggatTGGTTGGAAATATTATAGCCCTGTTTGCTTTCCTGTGCATTCATCAGAAAAGGAATTCTATCCAAGTTTACCTGCTAAATGTAGCAGTTGCAGACCTTCTGCTGAtcttctgtcttcccttccGAATACTCTATCATGTTACCAAAAACACCTGGATGTTTGGACTGATTTTATGCAAGATTGTAGGAACTCTATTTTATATGAACATGTATATTAGCATAGTACTGTTGGGACTAATTAGCCTAGATcgttatgtaaaaataaataagtctGTGAAGCACCCTAAAATGTTAACTACTACACGAAGTATACATATTTGTTGCGTGGTGTGGGCACTTGCACTAACAGGATTTATAACAGTAGTTGCACCATCTTTCTTTAAGAGCGAGAACAGCAATTCTACTATGTGCTTTCATTACCGAAATAAACAGAATGCAAAGACAGAAGCAATTCTAAATTATATTATTGTAATCATGTTTTGgatagtttttttccttttgatactTTCGTATGTTAAAATTGCCAAGAACCTTCTAAAAATTTcaaggaaaagagcaaatttTCCCAACGCAGGAAAATACACCCAGACAGCAAGGAATTCCTTCATTGTACTCATTATTTTCACCATCTGTTTTGTTCCTTACCACGTGTTCCGGTTTGTCTACATTACATCACAGTTACAAAATCCATCTTGTTATTGGAAGGAAGTAATTCACAAATGCAATGAGGTGATGcttatattttcatcttttaacaGCTGCTTAGACCCAGTTATGTATTTCCTAATGTCCAGAAGTGTCCGTAAGACTGTATTCCAACTTATTTGCAGAAGAATTCATGGAGATTCAGGCCTAACTCTGgaaagcacttcagaaataaaacttggaCAATATACACAAGAGCGATTATCTACTACCACTCCCCACACAAGTTCTTTGAAGAAGAAGTCTCTGATTTGATTGTTTAAATGAATGGGTACCAGCTTCTCTTTGTCACTCCAGGACATCAATTTAAGATTACCAAATGCTATACTGTACAGCTACTAATCCTGCCTCTGTCTTCCTGTTAAAAATGAGAAGTCTTACTTCTGTTTGTGAAAATGAGAAGTTAGTCTTCAGAAGTATTTTACTCTTGTTtatccaagaaaacaaaacaggaagtTCTCAGACATCTTCTGTTGGACTGAATTAGAACACTAACTCTTTAAGGAGATTTCCACCAAGTGGTTTCAACCTGTATAAGGAATCTTGTATATAGACATTAATATTACCAACTTGTGTATGTAAATAATAGAAGAATTTTGCAAAAAGTAAATTGTGTCCATTTGAAAAAGCTCTATAAACCATTACAGATTTTATGTACTTCTCTGTTTTAACAGGTTTCAAAGAGATCAGCATTTTAGTTACATTTAtataagtattttttccaagaaaatatttgagaatttAGCAACATATGTGGCTTAAAAATGAGGTGAATAACACAACTGCCATTAATTCAGTTATAATTACAGAAGATACACTTAGTTTTattaaacagcaaaattaaaatattcaagcCTCCTAAGCTCCTTATtatattttcaacattttaatgAATGTCAAGGTCGAACACCTGAGGAAAACTAAGCAATGCTTTtagaaaattagaaattaatgaAGGAGAGATGACATATGGGTATTTTCAGTTACCTAAGATTTCCTTCAAGCTCTGACAAATTTGGTGACTGCAGCTACACAAAGTAGttccagaaggaaaataaaaactcatAGAACCGAGCGTAaagaacagaatagaaaaattatttctcgTGAACACTTGACACACAAGCTCTGATCTTTGCTCGGGCTCCGTCACTGGTCTACTTACAGATTTCCAAAGCCAGGCATTTCAGCTGCATGCTTCCTCCCTGGCACAGGCCTTCTCTTTTCACGTGATTAAAATAATCTTGATAACTGCTGATGCTATCTCAATAGCAAAGTAACAGCAAAGTCCCATAGATACAACTATATTCTcagattaaaaccaaacaagtttATGTATTTAGGCACAAACCAAAATTTCAAACTGTAACATTGTTCAAAAAAAAGGGGGCTGAAGGTGGGGGTCGTTTGACCCAAAAATGAGTAAAGAGGCAGTTATATGAAAAACAACTTAAATGTCTGGCATGACACGCCAGAAAGGTGAACAAATAAGACACTAGATGTTAAGCTCCATAAAATAAGGATTTATTATCCTGAACATACCAAGCAATATTGCTCATGTAAGCTGGTTTAAAGAACTTGGTTTTAATACGACTACCAGTAACTTCTCTGATGGATCACATGACTTTTAATGCTAAATCTTTGTCAAACTTGTGGATTTTTACTAATTCTGTACAGTATTCTGGTTCTACAGAAACTACTCAT is a window encoding:
- the GPR34 gene encoding putative G-protein coupled receptor 34; the protein is MNKKSSQMMAAASADLLTIIPYKEDFWSNQTNLAINASEIQNNASCPLDENSLSLALIVFYSIIFVVGLVGNIIALFAFLCIHQKRNSIQVYLLNVAVADLLLIFCLPFRILYHVTKNTWMFGLILCKIVGTLFYMNMYISIVLLGLISLDRYVKINKSVKHPKMLTTTRSIHICCVVWALALTGFITVVAPSFFKSENSNSTMCFHYRNKQNAKTEAILNYIIVIMFWIVFFLLILSYVKIAKNLLKISRKRANFPNAGKYTQTARNSFIVLIIFTICFVPYHVFRFVYITSQLQNPSCYWKEVIHKCNEVMLIFSSFNSCLDPVMYFLMSRSVRKTVFQLICRRIHGDSGLTLESTSEIKLGQYTQERLSTTTPHTSSLKKKSLI